A stretch of Exiguobacterium sp. BMC-KP DNA encodes these proteins:
- a CDS encoding HAMP domain-containing sensor histidine kinase, which translates to MKKWFNQKISRQIMSSFYLILIALSISSIAAYFYTNHQVAQAKQELDAISVREDRATKLWDDWQSLQYEMRGYIVFGDDAVLDVIDEKKVSLEQQTAWFEKNRLYKADEVYASDIRSLYNSYTNFVMPSLIKYVQAKQEGKIDERFLQMPSLKAMMPAVPRDPNRKFKMNASNSETMRKSVNTMESTFTNYRSSLRVKEIGAKEQLVTQTKYAEWIWLVNLLVLFLVILLIVRPFIERTTRQIHLLSKESKLLASGEHTLPLIPLNRADEIGELSKSFHQMATALIENKHQLMSTNVNLEDALKLTQRNESHLRLRNQLTETLASRDSISAYPAVIQKMVEITNATQGALIFKDGTKVIDIVFYPKTNLTIDDWMPTIEPLLREARQDKRPHTQFEHEVARAVTPVLDPSQNEIIAYIFLSRGQAPFDRYEQEELAAFARQLALSLLRMRTFDEIEREREKTARLLNSIRESIVYIEPDGDIQLINRPLLDLFDHPIDESIDENGLMNITSSVVQLKHRVDQLPEFERYLKKTFVQREIGEGITFSIDHERRFIKTYSESIHYGGQFRGILLVLRDVTNEVEIDRIKNELVSTISHELRTPLSSIYGFTELMIQRDLPPKRQKTYLEAVHSETERLSLLINDFLDLQRMEANRQEYEMAPFDIVAMIRDLKQLHSLSSSSHVIQISRNVEPLIVEGDAKKIRQLFSNLINNAIKYSPAGGTIQIQLTQQETRVTVAIQDNGIGIPASAMSNLFQKFYRVDNSDTRQIGGTGLGLSICREIARGHDGEIHVESIEGQGSTFTVELPLTQHT; encoded by the coding sequence ATGAAAAAATGGTTCAACCAAAAAATCAGTCGACAGATCATGTCGTCGTTTTATCTGATTCTCATTGCCCTATCCATCTCATCCATCGCCGCCTATTTTTATACAAATCATCAGGTCGCACAGGCAAAACAAGAACTAGATGCGATTAGTGTGCGCGAAGACCGGGCGACGAAACTTTGGGACGATTGGCAATCACTTCAGTACGAAATGCGCGGTTATATCGTCTTTGGAGATGACGCGGTACTTGACGTCATCGATGAGAAAAAAGTGTCACTTGAACAACAGACCGCTTGGTTCGAGAAAAATCGTCTGTACAAAGCTGATGAAGTCTATGCGTCGGATATTCGGTCGCTCTACAACTCTTACACGAATTTCGTCATGCCAAGCTTGATTAAATACGTCCAGGCAAAACAAGAAGGAAAGATTGACGAACGCTTTCTGCAGATGCCAAGTCTGAAAGCGATGATGCCAGCAGTACCACGAGACCCAAATCGGAAGTTCAAGATGAATGCCTCGAACAGTGAGACGATGCGTAAAAGCGTCAACACGATGGAGAGTACGTTCACAAACTATCGGAGCAGTCTCCGCGTGAAAGAAATCGGTGCGAAAGAGCAACTCGTCACGCAGACGAAGTATGCCGAGTGGATCTGGCTCGTCAACCTACTCGTCCTGTTCCTCGTCATCTTGTTGATCGTCCGCCCGTTCATCGAACGGACGACGCGACAAATTCATCTCCTCAGCAAGGAAAGTAAACTACTTGCGAGTGGTGAGCATACGTTACCTTTGATTCCACTCAATCGTGCTGATGAAATCGGTGAATTGAGTAAATCGTTCCATCAAATGGCGACAGCCTTAATCGAAAATAAACACCAATTGATGTCGACGAACGTCAATTTGGAAGATGCCTTGAAACTGACGCAACGGAATGAATCTCACTTGCGTCTACGGAACCAATTGACGGAAACACTCGCATCACGTGATAGCATCAGCGCTTATCCTGCCGTCATCCAAAAGATGGTCGAGATTACGAATGCGACGCAAGGCGCCTTGATTTTCAAGGATGGTACGAAAGTAATCGATATCGTCTTTTATCCGAAGACGAACCTGACGATCGACGACTGGATGCCGACGATCGAACCGTTACTACGTGAAGCACGACAAGACAAACGACCGCATACGCAATTCGAACACGAAGTCGCACGCGCCGTCACACCGGTCCTAGATCCGAGTCAAAACGAAATCATCGCCTATATCTTCTTATCTCGTGGTCAAGCTCCGTTTGATCGTTACGAACAAGAAGAACTAGCAGCCTTTGCGCGCCAGCTGGCGTTATCCCTACTTCGGATGCGGACGTTTGACGAGATTGAACGCGAACGAGAGAAAACGGCACGACTGCTGAACTCGATTCGTGAATCGATCGTGTATATCGAACCAGACGGTGACATTCAGTTGATCAACCGACCGCTCCTTGATCTGTTTGATCATCCAATTGATGAGAGTATCGATGAGAACGGACTGATGAACATCACATCGTCTGTCGTTCAACTTAAACATCGCGTGGATCAACTACCGGAATTTGAACGTTACTTGAAAAAGACATTCGTTCAGCGGGAAATCGGCGAAGGCATCACCTTCTCGATTGATCACGAGCGCCGCTTCATCAAGACATACTCAGAGAGTATCCATTATGGCGGGCAGTTCCGCGGCATTTTGCTCGTCTTACGGGACGTGACAAATGAAGTCGAGATCGACCGGATCAAAAACGAACTCGTCTCGACGATTTCGCACGAACTCCGGACACCGCTCTCGTCGATCTATGGCTTTACCGAGCTGATGATTCAGCGCGATTTGCCACCGAAACGTCAAAAGACGTATTTAGAAGCGGTCCACTCGGAAACAGAACGTTTATCGCTGTTGATCAACGACTTCCTCGACTTGCAACGGATGGAAGCGAACCGTCAGGAATACGAAATGGCACCATTTGATATCGTTGCGATGATTCGTGATTTGAAACAGTTGCATAGCCTATCATCTTCGTCCCACGTGATTCAGATTTCACGGAATGTCGAACCGTTGATCGTCGAAGGAGATGCGAAGAAGATTCGCCAACTGTTCAGTAACCTGATCAACAATGCAATCAAATATTCACCAGCTGGTGGAACGATCCAGATTCAGCTGACGCAACAAGAGACTCGTGTCACAGTTGCGATTCAAGACAATGGAATCGGTATCCCGGCTTCAGCAATGAGTAACCTGTTCCAAAAATTCTATCGTGTCGACAACTCGGATACTCGCCAAATCGGTGGTACCGGACTTGGACTCTCGATTTGTCGCGAAATTGCTCGTGGACATGATGGGGAAATCCATGTCGAATCAATCGAAGGACAAGGCTCGACGTTCACGGTTGAACTTCCATTAACACAACATACATGA
- the wrbA gene encoding NAD(P)H:quinone oxidoreductase yields MSNVKLAVIYYSATGTNHQLASWAKEAGEAAGAEVRLAKIKETAPAEAIASNPLWQKHTDATRDIEEATPDLLDWADAIIFSVPTRYGHVPGQFQQFLDTTGGLWAQGKLVNKVVSAMSSAQNPHGGQEATVLAVYTTMFHWGAIVAAPGYSDPVLFAAGGNPYGTSVTVDQEGNMVESVEPAVRHQAKRTVEVASRLNS; encoded by the coding sequence ATGTCAAACGTGAAACTAGCGGTCATTTATTACAGCGCAACCGGAACGAACCACCAACTTGCCTCATGGGCAAAAGAAGCAGGAGAAGCAGCAGGGGCAGAAGTCCGTCTTGCGAAAATCAAGGAGACAGCCCCAGCAGAAGCGATCGCTTCGAACCCATTGTGGCAAAAACATACGGATGCAACGCGTGATATCGAAGAAGCGACACCGGATCTACTCGACTGGGCAGATGCAATCATCTTTAGTGTTCCGACACGTTATGGTCATGTTCCGGGACAATTCCAACAGTTCCTTGATACGACAGGCGGACTTTGGGCACAAGGCAAACTCGTCAATAAAGTCGTCAGTGCGATGTCGTCGGCACAGAACCCGCATGGCGGTCAAGAAGCGACGGTTCTCGCGGTCTATACGACGATGTTCCACTGGGGCGCAATCGTTGCGGCACCTGGGTATTCGGATCCTGTCTTGTTTGCTGCAGGCGGAAATCCATATGGTACCTCGGTCACGGTCGACCAAGAAGGCAACATGGTCGAATCGGTCGAACCAGCTGTGCGCCATCAAGCGAAACGGACGGTGGAAGTCGCGAGCCGTCTCAACTCATAA
- a CDS encoding LTA synthase family protein has protein sequence MAIRYTLYLLLGMLKFMLFSYFTKTDLSLHLTLMNLAGILILSSWTLLIPWNKRRWVWLGLLLAHSFLLASDMWYYRYFEDFLSVSLLSQMTQMSDVSSGFTALIVPQDFLLFADSLIFVLLLFVFRKRPEVTTKQTRRRTAGLLAISGIVLSASLLTYRTLTEDCQPTATISDMRDYYLFGFWGYHGWDVFKGVTGRPSDGLTAQEQQRINQKEKTNPTGAKQTPNIILVQLESFQASVIDQTINGEEVTPNLNQLKKESLYFSSLYHQTHEGRTSDAEFITNTSLYPLKSGSVYTQYPTNEFEPLPALLEKNGYDTAAMHAYEKGFWNRDDVYKNIGFKHFFSQKDYSKEKKIGMALNDQQFFLESIDHMKTLQEPFFSFLVALTSHTPYEIDKEDQKLDLSGYEDPMLKRYYQTVHYVDTGIGKMIDELKQRDLWDQSLVIFYGDHDSGLVNEGSEMRKKADVSSPVAAFELERRIPLFIKKPDQQTGRVMKENGGQIDIAPTIIDLLNLKTSYMMGQSLIDDKPNLTGFRDGSFRYKDYYYEADLTKASGEGTCYDVQTEKKVEMKFCRNQVKDVSKQLKLSDKIIEENELN, from the coding sequence ATGGCGATTCGCTACACCCTTTATCTGTTACTCGGCATGCTGAAGTTCATGCTGTTTAGTTACTTTACAAAGACCGATCTTTCGCTCCATTTAACACTCATGAACCTGGCCGGGATACTGATCCTGTCGAGCTGGACGTTACTGATTCCGTGGAATAAACGCCGCTGGGTCTGGCTCGGTTTGCTGCTCGCTCATAGTTTCTTGCTTGCTTCCGACATGTGGTACTACCGTTACTTCGAGGACTTCCTCTCCGTCTCGCTCCTCTCACAGATGACGCAGATGAGTGACGTCAGCAGCGGCTTTACCGCCTTGATCGTACCGCAAGATTTCCTCTTGTTCGCTGATAGTTTGATTTTCGTACTACTACTCTTTGTCTTCCGCAAACGACCAGAAGTGACGACGAAGCAAACACGACGCCGGACGGCTGGGCTACTCGCAATTAGTGGCATCGTCTTGTCTGCTTCACTGCTGACGTACCGGACGCTAACGGAAGATTGTCAACCAACGGCAACAATCTCCGATATGCGTGACTACTACCTGTTTGGTTTCTGGGGATACCACGGGTGGGATGTGTTCAAAGGTGTGACCGGACGACCGAGCGACGGACTAACGGCACAGGAACAACAGCGCATCAATCAAAAGGAGAAGACGAATCCGACCGGTGCGAAGCAGACGCCGAATATCATTTTGGTGCAGCTTGAGTCGTTCCAGGCTTCTGTCATCGACCAGACCATCAATGGCGAGGAAGTAACGCCGAACCTGAATCAGTTGAAGAAGGAATCGCTCTACTTTTCGTCGCTCTACCACCAGACGCATGAAGGACGAACTTCGGACGCCGAGTTCATTACGAACACTTCACTTTATCCATTAAAATCAGGCTCTGTCTATACGCAATATCCAACGAATGAATTCGAGCCACTTCCTGCATTGCTTGAGAAAAACGGATACGATACGGCCGCGATGCATGCCTATGAAAAAGGCTTCTGGAATCGTGACGATGTCTACAAGAACATCGGTTTTAAGCACTTCTTCAGTCAAAAGGATTATTCAAAAGAGAAGAAAATCGGGATGGCGCTAAACGATCAACAATTCTTCCTCGAATCGATTGATCACATGAAGACGCTGCAAGAACCGTTCTTCTCGTTTTTAGTCGCGTTGACGAGTCATACGCCGTATGAGATCGACAAGGAAGACCAGAAGCTTGATCTGTCCGGCTATGAGGATCCGATGCTGAAACGGTATTACCAAACCGTTCATTACGTCGATACTGGTATCGGAAAGATGATCGACGAGTTGAAACAACGCGATCTTTGGGATCAGTCCCTCGTCATCTTTTATGGCGATCACGATAGTGGACTCGTCAATGAAGGCAGTGAGATGCGCAAAAAAGCAGATGTCTCGTCTCCAGTAGCAGCTTTCGAACTCGAACGACGCATCCCACTCTTCATCAAAAAACCCGACCAGCAAACCGGTCGGGTCATGAAAGAGAATGGCGGACAAATTGATATCGCACCTACGATCATTGATCTGTTGAATCTCAAAACGTCCTATATGATGGGACAATCCCTCATCGACGACAAGCCGAATCTGACAGGTTTCCGTGATGGTTCGTTCCGCTATAAAGACTATTACTATGAAGCGGATTTGACGAAAGCATCAGGCGAAGGCACTTGTTATGATGTACAGACTGAGAAAAAGGTCGAGATGAAGTTCTGTCGGAATCAGGTCAAAGATGTGAGTAAACAGTTAAAACTGTCGGATAAGATCATCGAAGAGAACGAACTGAATTAA
- a CDS encoding HEAT repeat domain-containing protein has translation MKDDEILNVVEQMSEEEYLYNEELKCYTNEGSPSDLAYERVSQLKGANMLPILNTLLDKVKQAEKKQHLYFMIGTIGVNSRDIRAGMLLLEKLEQETKPIFLESILEELAKQQYIYDAEQIVKYVDDSRSSVREAAIQALRVCRGEVAEDALIRLITTSNNSFDVVSANFVLATIGTERAVPYLIPLLDHSRGDVRHSALAALSELGNGLDLSIFLHGLKDRSSNVREYALVAIERHGNEVAIEPVIKRLQTLLKQTRQIQTDEVLIALRFLYRYQHSCQTIPKLFHWIIQTKRGVLFDEEWQWLEDHFTCY, from the coding sequence ATGAAGGATGATGAGATTCTAAATGTAGTTGAACAAATGTCTGAAGAAGAGTACCTCTACAATGAAGAATTGAAGTGCTATACGAACGAAGGCTCACCATCTGACTTAGCGTATGAAAGAGTGAGTCAATTGAAGGGTGCGAATATGCTTCCAATATTGAACACTTTACTCGACAAAGTAAAACAAGCAGAAAAAAAACAACATCTTTATTTTATGATTGGAACGATTGGTGTGAATTCGAGAGATATTCGTGCAGGTATGTTATTACTTGAGAAACTAGAGCAGGAGACAAAGCCAATATTTCTCGAAAGCATTTTAGAAGAACTAGCAAAACAACAATACATCTATGATGCAGAACAAATTGTAAAATACGTAGACGATTCTCGGTCGTCTGTTCGAGAGGCTGCGATTCAAGCATTACGAGTGTGTCGAGGTGAAGTAGCAGAGGATGCATTAATTCGTTTGATTACGACATCAAATAACTCTTTTGATGTCGTGAGTGCTAATTTTGTTTTAGCAACGATTGGAACAGAACGAGCCGTTCCTTATTTGATTCCTTTGTTAGATCATTCTCGAGGCGACGTTAGGCATTCGGCTCTAGCTGCACTGAGTGAACTTGGAAATGGATTAGATCTTTCGATATTTTTGCATGGACTAAAAGATCGATCCAGCAATGTGAGAGAGTATGCGTTGGTCGCAATTGAGCGACATGGTAATGAAGTAGCGATTGAACCGGTAATCAAACGTTTACAAACATTGTTGAAGCAAACGCGACAAATACAAACGGATGAAGTCCTGATCGCTCTTCGATTTTTATATCGCTATCAGCATTCCTGTCAGACGATTCCTAAACTATTTCATTGGATCATTCAAACAAAAAGAGGGGTCTTGTTTGACGAAGAATGGCAATGGCTCGAAGATCATTTTACTTGCTACTGA
- a CDS encoding LysE/ArgO family amino acid transporter, translating into MNEILKGIVTSGTLIVAIGAQNAFVLKQGLLKNNIFWVALVCFLCDVLLMCTGVLGVGTVIKNNTFANVGLAIIGGLFLLLYGFKSFRSALSSSHTIDISTNPKVIPIHKTILLTLAITLLNPHVYLDTVVVIGGIAGIAGTLTFDQKVNFLIGALIASFVWFFSLGYGARWLIPIFKKPKAWKILDFGIGCLMFWLSYQLIQFALEKS; encoded by the coding sequence GTGAATGAAATTTTAAAAGGCATAGTAACGTCAGGTACGCTCATCGTCGCAATCGGTGCCCAAAACGCGTTTGTTCTTAAACAGGGTTTACTGAAAAATAATATTTTCTGGGTAGCGCTAGTATGTTTCTTATGTGATGTGTTGTTGATGTGTACAGGTGTACTAGGCGTCGGTACTGTTATTAAGAATAATACGTTTGCAAATGTTGGTCTTGCGATTATCGGAGGACTATTTTTACTCTTATACGGATTCAAATCTTTCCGTAGTGCATTATCGTCATCACATACAATTGATATTTCAACAAATCCTAAAGTCATCCCCATTCACAAAACGATCTTACTCACATTAGCAATTACACTTTTAAATCCACATGTGTATTTAGATACAGTCGTCGTGATAGGTGGAATAGCTGGAATAGCTGGAACTTTGACATTTGATCAAAAAGTTAATTTCTTGATCGGAGCACTGATTGCCTCATTTGTCTGGTTTTTCAGTTTAGGATACGGAGCGAGATGGTTAATTCCTATCTTTAAAAAACCAAAAGCTTGGAAAATATTAGATTTTGGAATAGGATGTTTGATGTTTTGGTTATCGTATCAGTTGATTCAGTTTGCTTTAGAAAAAAGTTAA
- the groL gene encoding chaperonin GroEL (60 kDa chaperone family; promotes refolding of misfolded polypeptides especially under stressful conditions; forms two stacked rings of heptamers to form a barrel-shaped 14mer; ends can be capped by GroES; misfolded proteins enter the barrel where they are refolded when GroES binds) has translation MAKEILFSEEARRAMLRGVDALADAVKVTIGPKGRNVVLERKFGSPLITNDGVTIAKEIELEDHFENMGAKLVAEVASKTNEIAGDGTTTATVLAQAMIREGLKNVTAGANPMVIRKGIEKAVRRAVEELHTIAKPIEGKEAIAQVAAISAADEEVGQLIAEAMERVGQDGVITIEESRGFTTELDVVEGMQFDRGYASPYMITDSDKMEAVLENPYILVTDKKISNIQEILPVLEQVVQQNKPLLIIAEDVEGEALATLVVNKLRGTFNAVAVKAPGFGDRRKAMLEDISIVTGAELITEDLGLDLKETQITQLGRASKVVVSKDNTTIVEGHGHGDSIEARVGTIRAQIEETTSDFDREKLQERLAKLAGGVAVVKVGAATETELKERKLRIEDALNATRAAVEEGIVAGGGTALIHVTKAVESILSVSTGDEATGVNIVLRALEAPLRQIAENAGQEGSVIVERLKHEAPGMGYNAATDEYVDMIETGIVDPAKVTRSALQNAASVSAMFLTTEAVIADKPEPAGSAPAMPDMGGMGGMGGMM, from the coding sequence ATGGCAAAAGAGATTTTATTCAGTGAAGAAGCACGTCGGGCAATGCTCCGCGGGGTCGACGCATTAGCGGATGCAGTCAAAGTCACGATCGGACCAAAAGGACGCAACGTCGTCCTCGAGCGGAAGTTCGGTTCACCACTTATCACGAATGATGGTGTGACGATCGCGAAAGAAATCGAACTCGAAGATCACTTCGAGAACATGGGTGCAAAACTCGTCGCAGAAGTTGCCTCAAAAACGAATGAGATTGCAGGGGATGGTACGACAACAGCGACAGTCCTCGCACAAGCGATGATTCGGGAAGGTCTCAAAAACGTCACAGCGGGCGCAAACCCGATGGTCATCCGTAAAGGAATCGAAAAAGCGGTCCGTCGTGCTGTCGAAGAGTTGCATACAATCGCTAAACCGATTGAAGGTAAAGAAGCGATTGCACAAGTCGCAGCCATCTCAGCAGCAGACGAAGAAGTCGGTCAATTGATCGCAGAAGCGATGGAACGTGTTGGTCAAGATGGTGTCATCACGATCGAAGAATCACGTGGCTTCACGACAGAACTCGACGTCGTCGAAGGGATGCAGTTCGACCGTGGTTACGCGTCACCATACATGATCACGGATTCAGATAAGATGGAAGCGGTCCTTGAGAACCCTTATATCCTCGTCACGGACAAAAAGATCTCGAACATTCAAGAGATTCTTCCGGTGCTTGAGCAAGTCGTTCAACAAAACAAACCACTCTTGATCATCGCGGAAGACGTCGAAGGTGAAGCACTCGCAACACTCGTCGTCAACAAACTCCGTGGTACGTTCAACGCGGTAGCGGTCAAAGCACCAGGCTTTGGTGATCGTCGGAAAGCGATGCTTGAGGACATCTCGATCGTCACAGGCGCAGAGTTGATCACAGAAGACCTCGGTCTTGATCTGAAGGAAACACAAATCACGCAACTCGGTCGCGCCTCAAAAGTCGTCGTTTCAAAAGACAACACGACGATCGTCGAAGGACACGGACACGGGGATTCGATCGAAGCACGCGTCGGTACGATCCGTGCGCAAATCGAAGAGACGACAAGTGACTTCGATCGTGAGAAATTACAAGAGCGTCTTGCGAAACTCGCAGGTGGCGTAGCAGTCGTCAAAGTCGGGGCGGCAACGGAGACAGAGCTCAAAGAACGTAAGCTCCGGATTGAAGATGCACTCAACGCGACACGTGCAGCGGTCGAAGAAGGTATCGTCGCAGGTGGGGGAACAGCTCTCATTCATGTCACGAAAGCTGTCGAATCGATTCTGTCGGTTTCAACAGGCGACGAAGCGACAGGTGTCAACATCGTTCTTCGTGCACTTGAAGCACCACTTCGTCAAATCGCGGAAAACGCGGGTCAAGAAGGTTCGGTCATCGTTGAGCGTCTCAAGCACGAAGCACCAGGAATGGGCTACAATGCGGCAACAGACGAGTATGTCGACATGATCGAGACAGGAATCGTCGACCCGGCGAAAGTGACGCGTTCAGCACTTCAAAACGCAGCATCGGTTTCAGCGATGTTCTTAACAACGGAAGCAGTCATCGCTGATAAACCAGAACCAGCTGGATCTGCTCCTGCAATGCCTGATATGGGCGGTATGGGTGGAATGGGCGGAATGATGTAA
- the groES gene encoding co-chaperone GroES: protein MLKPLGDRIVIEVVKKEETTLGGIVLPGSAKEKPQEGKVVAVGTGRVTEQGVRVPLEVSVGDHVIYAQYAGSEVKVDGNEYLILRESDILAVAE from the coding sequence ATGTTAAAACCACTTGGTGATCGCATCGTGATCGAAGTCGTTAAAAAAGAAGAAACAACACTCGGAGGAATCGTTCTTCCTGGGTCAGCGAAAGAAAAACCACAAGAGGGTAAAGTCGTCGCTGTCGGTACAGGCCGTGTGACAGAGCAAGGCGTACGTGTACCACTTGAAGTGAGTGTCGGAGATCACGTCATCTATGCACAATATGCCGGTTCGGAAGTCAAAGTCGACGGCAATGAATACTTAATTTTACGCGAAAGCGATATTTTGGCAGTAGCCGAGTAA
- a CDS encoding CPBP family intramembrane glutamic endopeptidase, with the protein MKNPISLPFLMAEKWQKRHVIPIIIYLIVQLVPGSFQYFLPKNIIADVAGWWLAIGFTVAVIVSYYCLRPDWQKWKAEGRQTDPMDTLKWIGIGIALLYALLISVNLIDAWMAGGIENVAKSQNTDQIIQAIQVIPLLQVMVVLLGPIMEEFLFRHIMFGNLSSKLGFFFSFILTGGLFALIHQDNKFLIYVAMSFVFSLVFVKTRRILAPIAIHVFNNGIVVLAIYAMS; encoded by the coding sequence ATGAAAAATCCAATCAGTCTGCCTTTCCTGATGGCGGAGAAATGGCAAAAGCGTCACGTCATTCCGATCATCATCTATCTGATCGTCCAATTGGTTCCGGGTTCGTTCCAGTATTTCCTGCCGAAGAACATCATTGCTGACGTCGCCGGCTGGTGGCTTGCAATCGGCTTCACGGTTGCCGTCATCGTCTCCTACTACTGCTTACGCCCTGATTGGCAGAAGTGGAAGGCAGAAGGACGTCAAACCGATCCGATGGATACCTTAAAATGGATCGGGATCGGGATTGCGCTCCTGTATGCACTCTTGATCAGCGTCAACTTAATCGATGCCTGGATGGCAGGTGGAATTGAGAATGTCGCGAAATCACAAAATACGGATCAGATCATCCAAGCAATCCAAGTCATCCCACTCTTACAAGTCATGGTCGTCTTGCTAGGACCCATCATGGAAGAGTTCTTGTTCCGGCACATCATGTTCGGCAATCTTTCATCGAAGCTCGGCTTCTTCTTTAGCTTCATCCTGACGGGTGGCTTATTCGCCCTGATCCACCAAGATAACAAGTTTTTGATCTATGTCGCGATGAGTTTCGTCTTCTCGCTCGTCTTCGTCAAGACGCGCCGGATCCTTGCTCCAATCGCCATTCATGTCTTTAACAACGGAATCGTCGTACTCGCCATCTACGCGATGTCTTAA
- a CDS encoding DUF4305 domain-containing protein codes for MRQSSNFMAVFYAIFGVLFMFLAYNNSVEAGTVFNFWTILLTLFAAIDFYRLYLIFRFRSAAKKMIKKEQDKKNDKQ; via the coding sequence ATGCGTCAAAGCTCGAACTTCATGGCAGTGTTCTATGCCATCTTCGGTGTTCTCTTTATGTTCCTCGCCTACAACAACTCAGTCGAGGCAGGAACGGTCTTCAACTTCTGGACGATCCTCCTGACGTTGTTCGCCGCAATCGACTTCTATCGTCTCTACCTGATTTTCCGCTTCCGCTCAGCAGCAAAGAAGATGATCAAGAAGGAACAAGATAAAAAGAACGATAAGCAATAA
- a CDS encoding DUF2089 family protein, translated as MERQDVPAWVLALEQEHLEFIRKFVLSSGSLKDMASAYQVSYPTVRAKLNQLIERIDSVQQEDVEFVNMIKNLVLDERLSLDVAKTIIDSYRKGQAKE; from the coding sequence ATGGAACGACAAGACGTACCTGCCTGGGTACTGGCACTTGAACAGGAGCATCTCGAGTTCATCCGGAAGTTCGTCTTAAGCTCCGGTTCGTTGAAGGACATGGCAAGCGCCTATCAAGTGTCTTATCCGACCGTCCGGGCGAAGTTGAACCAGTTGATCGAGCGGATTGATTCGGTGCAACAGGAAGATGTCGAATTCGTCAATATGATCAAGAACTTGGTCCTCGATGAGCGGTTAAGTCTCGATGTGGCGAAAACGATCATCGATTCCTACCGCAAAGGACAAGCGAAAGAATAA